In a genomic window of Phragmites australis chromosome 14, lpPhrAust1.1, whole genome shotgun sequence:
- the LOC133890652 gene encoding formin-like protein 13 produces the protein MPKTTQFFLKISGREYRIFFLENFGFDQGFTMRGREVVVSALLAVVVAGLLSSAAEDGGPRRRSLHQPFFPVESSPPPQESDGSIVPPPQPAASAVASTGGGRSATSVTNTIAIALTAGLVTLAVASYLCFLLCRRRSDGGGDEGRGAKSVRGVAARVASDVGSSARHHRSPPPSSTASDAIYLDPLTAMTEVNRHRPQSPDLRPLVLVKQPSPDLRPLPPLKRPAPQPPPPPASTPPVTNTWDSSDEDQATYYTAPKTAKSSFSRSTSQRSTLEQTVPQLPAPTPPPPPPPQANPLRSAPPPPPPPPPRQRLLRPMPAESPPPAVLANLALTNSPEPSVQDRGSDNPDGYSGSARPPRPPSLKPLHWDKLRSISGRTTVWDQVNNSDSFRVDEAAMESLFLNKTGGTGSSDQAARKGGAGKQDSRLLDPKRLQNVAIMLKALNVTSDDVIGALVHGNGDLGSEFYETLAKMAPTKEEELKLKDYSGDLSRIDPAERFLKDILDVPFAFKRVDVMLYRANFDTEVNYLRKSFVTLEAACADLRSSKLFLKLLDAVLKTGNRMNDGTNRGEARAFKLDTLLNLADIKSADGKTTVLHFVVQEIIRSEGFGSDQTTVNPGSTSKEQFKKDGLKVLAGLSSELSNVKRAATLEMDTLIGNVSKLETDLEQVKQVLQLKETCPDHGSSEKFFKAIDVFLGRALVEIESVKMAGESALRRVKETTEYFHGDATKEEPHHLRIFMVVSDFLSTLDRVCRDVGRTPERVMMGSGKSFRVTAGTSLPPRRHEPRRELSSSDEDSSSS, from the exons ATGCCAAAGACGacgcaattttttttaaagatttccggaagagaatatagaattttttttttagagaattttggtTTCGATCAGGGCTTTACCATGAGAGGAAGAGAAGTAGTTGTGAGCGCGCTGCTTGCTGTGGTGGTAGCTGGCTTGCTGTCGTCGGCGGCGGAGGACGGCGGTCCACGGCGCCGGTCGCTCCACCAGCCGTTCTTCCCCGTCGAGTCATCCCCGCCACCGCAGGAGTCCGACGGCTCGATCGTGCCACCGCCGCAGCCGGCCGCATCGGCGGTGGCGTCCACGGGCGGCGGGCGGTCCGCGACCAGCGTCACCAACACCATCGCCATCGCGCTCACCGCGGGCCTCGTCACGCTCGCGGTGGCGTCCTATTTGTGCTTCCTCCTGTGCCGCCGGCGCTCCGATGGCGGGGGCGACGAGGGGCGCGGTGCGAAGTCGGTGCGCGGCGTGGCCGCGAGAGTTGCCAGCGACGTCGGGAGCAGCGCCAGGCACCAcaggtcgccgccgccgagctcgaCGGCGTCCGATGCAATATACCTCGATCCTCTCACGGCGATGACGGAGGTGAACCGCCACCGGCCGCAGAGCCCGGACCTCCGGCCGCTCGTGCTCGTGAAGCAGCCGAGCCCCGACCTCCGGCCGTTGCCGCCGCTGAAACGGCCGGCCCCGcagcccccgcccccgccggcgTCCACGCCGCCGGTGACCAACACGTgggattcatccgacgaggaCCAGGCCACGTACTACACCGCGCCGAAGACCGCCAAATCCTCGTTCAGCCGGAGCACGAGCCAGCGCAGCACCCTGGAGCAAACGGTGCCTCAACTGCCCGCGCccacaccgccgccgccgccgccgccgcaagcGAATCCTCTGCGGTctgctcccccgccgccgccccctccgccgccgaggCAGAGGCTGCTGCGGCCGATGCCCGCGGAGTCCCCACCCCCCGCCGTTCTCGCCAATTTGGCGCTAACCAATTCCCCTGAGCCCTCTGTTCAAGACAGGGGAAGCGATAACCCCGACGGCTACAGCGGGAGCGCGCGGCCGCCGAGGCCGCCAAGCCTGAAGCCGCTGCACTGGGACAAGCTGCGCTCCATCTCCGGCCGCACCACCGTCTGGGACCAGGTCAACAACTCCGACTCGTTCCG CGTGGACGAGGCAGCAATGGAGAGCTTGTTCCTGAACAAGACCGGCGGCACGGGGAGTTCCGATCAGGCGGCGAGGAAGGGAGGCGCCGGGAAGCAGGACAGCCGTCTGCTCGACCCCAAGCGGCTGCAGAACGTCGCGATCATGCTCAAGGCGCTCAATGTGACATCGGATGATGTGATTGGAGCACTCGTGCACG GAAACGGAGATTTAGGGTCTGAGTTCTACGAAACACTAGCCAAGATGGCACCgaccaaagaagaagaattgAAACTAAAAGATTATAGTGGTGATTTATCAAGAATCGATCCAGCAGAGCGCTTTCTGAAAGACATACTTGATGTTCCTTTTGCCTTCAAGAGAGTAGATGTAATGCTGTACAGAGCAAACTTTGACACTGAAGTGAATTATTTGAGGAAATCTTTTGTTACGCTGGAG GCAGCCTGTGCAGATTTAAGAAGCAGCAAGCTATTCTTGAAGTTGCTAGATGCAGTTCTAAAGACCGGGAACCGCATGAACGATGGAACTAATCGAGGCGAGGCAAGGGCCTTCAAACTTGACACCCTTCTAAACCTTGCAGACATCAAGTCAGCAGACGGAAAAACAACAGTGCTCCATTTCGTGGTACAAGAGATCATCCGATCAGAAGGCTTTGGTTCCGATCAAACAACTGTAAATCCTGGCAGCACCAGTAAGGAACAATTCAAGAAGGATGGCCTGAAAGTACTTGCAGGGCTCAGCAGTGAGCTCTCGAACGTGAAGAGGGCAGCCACATTGGAGATGGACACCTTGATCGGCAACGTCTCGAAGCTCGAAACCGACCTCGAGCAGGTTAAGCAGGTGTTGCAACTCAAGGAGACATGTCCCGATCATGGCTCAAGCGAGAAGTTCTTCAAGGCAATAGATGTGTTCCTCGGAAGGGCTCTGGTGGAGATCGAGAGCGTGAAGATGGCGGGGGAGAGCGCGCTGCGACGCGTGAAGGAGACCACGGAGTACTTCCATGGCGACGCCACCAAGGAGGAGCCTCACCACCTGAGGATATTCATGGTGGTGAGCGACTTCCTCTCGACACTGGACCGCGTGTGCCGGGACGTCGGCAGAACGCCGGAGAGGGTGATGATGGGGTCCGGTAAGTCATTCCGCGTCACGGCAGGCACCTCCTTGCCGCCGCGCCGGCATGAGCCGCGGAGGGAGCTTAGCTCCTCCGATGAAGACAGCTCGTCCTCTTAG
- the LOC133891565 gene encoding pentatricopeptide repeat-containing protein At1g25360-like, producing MPPPPAATSLPHQCSVLLRRLAAHRSLASSSFLRALRCLHARLLTSTLLHAPSHPHLTLRLLHLYTLSPDLPAAAVLFRSDPCPVAATSLVTAHAAVGRLPAAVSFFDAVPPARRDTVLHNAMISAYARASHAAPAVAVFRSLLGSLRPDDYSFTAVLSAVGHLHNLSAPHCAQLHCAVLKSGAGAALSVLNALIALYMKCDAPEATWGARKVLDEMPTKDELTWTTMVVGYVRRGDVSSARSIFEEVDGKFDVVWNAMISGYVQSGMVADAFDLFRRMVQERVPLDEFTFTSVLSACANAGFFVHGKSVHGQVIRLQPDFVPEAGLPVNNALMTLYTKGGKIAIAKMIFNSMKLRDVVSWNTILSGCVESSCLDRAVEVFKEMPYKNELSWMVMVSGYVHGGRAEDALKLFNWMRAEDVKPCDYTYAGAIAACGELGALKHGKQLHGHLVQLGFEASNSAGNAIITMYARCGAVKDAHLMFLVMPNVDSVSWNAMISALGQHGHGREALELFDQMVAEGIYPDRISFLTVLTACNHAGLVDEGFQYFESMKRDFGIIPGEDHYARLIDLLGRAGRIGEARDLIKTMPFEPTPSIWEAILSGCRTNGDMELGAYAADQLFKMTPQHDGTYILLSNTYSAAGRWVDAARVRKLMRDKGVKKEPGCSWIEVGNKVHVFLVGDTKHPEAHEVYHFLEMVGAKMRKLGYVPDTKVVLHDMEPHQKEHILFAHSERLAVGFGLLKLPPGATVTVLKNLRICGDCHTAMMFMSKAVGRELVVRDVRRFHHFNNGECSCGNYW from the coding sequence atgccgccgccgcccgccgccacctccctgCCCCACCAATGCTCCGTCCTCCTGCGGCGCCTCGCCGCGCACCGCTCCCTGGcctcctcttccttcctccGCGCGCTCCGCTGCCTCCACGCGCGCCTCCTCACCTCCACTCTGCTCCACGCGCCGTCCCACCCCCACCTCAccctccgcctcctccacctctacACCCTCTCCCCCGACCTAcctgccgccgccgtcctcTTCCGCTCCGACCCGTGCCCCGTCGCCGCCACCTCCCTCGTCACCGCGCACGCCGCCGTCGgccgcctccccgccgccgtaTCCTTCTTCGACGCCGTCCCGCCCGCGCGCCGCGACACCGTCCTCCACAACGCCATGATCTCCGCGTACGCACGCGCGTCCCACGCCGCGCCCGCGGTCGCCGTGTTCCGCTCTCTGCTCGGCTCCCTTCGCCCCGACGACTACTCATTCACCGCGGTCCTCAGCGCCGTGGGCCACCTGCACAACCTCTCTGCCCCGCACTGCGCGCAGCTACATTGCGCGGTGCTCAAGTCCGGCGCCGGGGCTGCCTTATCGGTGTTAAACGCTCTCATTGCGCTGTACATGAAATGCGATGCGCCCGAGGCGACATGGGGCGCACGGAAAGTGCTCGACGAAATGCCGACTAAGGACGAGCTCACGTGGACTACTATGGTCGTCGGGTATGTTAGGAGAGGCGATGTCAGTTCTGCTAGATCAATTTTtgaggaggttgatggaaaGTTCGATGTTGTGTGGAACGCGATGATCTCAGGTTATGTGCAATCTGGAATGGTTGCGGATGCGTTTGACCTGTTCAGGAGGATGGTGCAAGAAAGGGTGCCTCTTGACGAGTTCACATTTACTAGTGTCCTGAGTGCTTGTGCAAATGCTGGGTTCTTTGTGCATGGGAAGTCTGTCCACGGTCAGGTCATTCGGTTGCAGCCAGATTTTGTACCTGAGGCAGGTTTGCCTGTTAACAACGCACTAATGACCTTGTACACAAAGGGTGGGAAGATTGCTATTGCGAAAATGATATTTAACAGTATGAAATTGAGGGATGTCGTTTCTTGGAACACCATCTTGTCAGGGTGTGTCGAGAGCAGCTGTTTGGACAGGGCAGTTGAGGTATTTAAGGAGATGCCATATAAAAATGAGTTGTCATGGATGGTGATGGTCTCAGGGTATGTCCATGGGGGGCGTGCGGAAGATGCACTTAAGCTGTTTAACTGGATGAGGGCTGAGGATGTTAAGCCGTGTGATTACACCTATGCTGGTGCTATAGCTGCATGTGGTGAACTTGGGGCACTCAAGCATGGAAAGCAGCTCCACGGGCATCTTGTGCAGCTTGGTTTCGAGGCGAGCAATTCTGCAGGAAATGCGATCATAACCATGTATGCTAGATGTGGTGCTGTGAAAGATGCTCATCTTATGTTCCTTGTGATGCCCAATGTTGACTCTGTCTCGTGGAATGCCATGATTTCAGCCCTTGGGCAGCATGGACATGGAAGAGAGGCACTTGAGCTCTTTGATCAGATGGTTGCTGAAGGTATATATCCTGATCGAATTTCCTTTCTCACAGTATTGACAGCTTGCAATCATGCTGGTTTGGTGGATGAAGGCTTTCAATATTTTGAGTCCATGAAGAGAGACTTTGGCATTATCCCTGGAGAAGATCACTATGCACGGCTGATTGATTTGCTTGGTCGGGCTGGACGAATTGGAGAAGCTAGAGATTTGATCAAGACAATGCCTTTTGAGCCTACCCCATCCATCTGGGAGGCAATTCTCTCTGGTTGCCGGACTAATGGAGATATGGAGCTTGGTGCTTATGCAGCAGATCAGCTTTTTAAGATGACACCACAGCATGATGGCACGTACATCCTACTGTCCAACACTTACTCAGCTGCAGGACGTTGGGTAGATGCTGCAAGAGTAAGGAAGCTAATGCGTGATAAAGGGGTCAAGAAAGAACCTGGATGCAGCTGGATAGAAGTTGGAAACAAAGTCCACGTGTTTCTTGTTGGCGATACAAAACATCCAGAAGCACATGAAGTTTACCATTTCCTTGAAATGGTTGGCGCTAAAATGAGAAAGCTTGGATATGTTCCTGATACGAAGGTTGTGTTGCATGATATGGAGCCTCATCAGAAGGAGCACATATTATTTGCACATAGCGAGAGGTTGGCAGTTGGTTTTGGACTTCTAAAGTTGCCACCTGGAGCTACGGTTACAGTTCTTAAGAACTTGAGAATATGTGGTGATTGTCATACTGCAATGATGTTCATGTCAAAGGCAGTCGGAAGGGAGCTTGTTGTTAGGGATGTTAGGCGGTTTCACCATTTTAATAATGGAGAATGTTCATGTGGTAACTATTGGTGA